In Coleofasciculus sp. FACHB-T130, the following proteins share a genomic window:
- a CDS encoding LdpA C-terminal domain-containing domain — translation MTDTYYPLRSLREGHWFKLICGASFQHLPAVRNLALAYTLAGADCIDVAADPAVIAAAKEGIKAATTLADAARDRGYCVEGLPWLMVSLNDGEDPHFRKAEFNSTECPADCWRPCESICPADAIAFDFGQNGFSGVIDQRCYGCGRCIPVCPNNLIYTRSYVSAPEAIAPLVFQSGVDALEIHTQVGRVEDFKRLWSAIAPWVNQLKLLAISCPDGEAMLDYLRALYELMAPLPCPLIWQTDGRPMSGDIGDGTTIAAVKLGQKVLTAGLPGYVQLAGGTNRHTVGKLRTMGLLNNHQKPEVQESKVGRASLSSIPVGNQGSTKNPLQPTQTFPAQSPNIAGIAYGSYARVLLSPILDELEKMNINEVGGNTSASSQTPLPGRLEEKPDLLWQAVDLAHSLVSQLKTFSQ, via the coding sequence AGCTAGTTTCCAACACCTCCCTGCCGTCCGAAATCTTGCGTTGGCATATACCCTCGCTGGGGCTGACTGTATCGATGTTGCCGCTGACCCAGCAGTCATTGCTGCGGCGAAAGAAGGTATAAAGGCTGCGACTACCCTTGCCGATGCCGCCCGCGATCGCGGCTATTGCGTAGAAGGTTTGCCGTGGCTGATGGTCAGCCTAAATGATGGGGAAGATCCTCATTTCCGAAAAGCTGAATTTAACTCAACTGAGTGTCCAGCAGATTGCTGGCGACCTTGTGAAAGTATTTGTCCGGCTGATGCGATCGCTTTTGACTTTGGCCAGAACGGTTTTTCAGGGGTGATCGATCAACGTTGTTATGGCTGCGGACGGTGTATTCCCGTATGCCCAAATAATTTAATTTATACTCGTTCTTATGTATCCGCACCGGAAGCGATCGCACCTTTGGTATTTCAAAGCGGCGTAGATGCCTTAGAAATTCACACGCAAGTTGGCAGAGTAGAAGACTTTAAACGACTCTGGAGTGCGATCGCGCCTTGGGTAAATCAGCTCAAGCTTTTAGCCATTAGTTGTCCAGATGGTGAAGCGATGCTTGATTACCTCCGAGCGCTATACGAATTGATGGCACCCCTACCTTGTCCTCTCATCTGGCAAACAGATGGGCGTCCTATGAGTGGCGATATTGGCGATGGCACAACGATAGCTGCTGTAAAGTTAGGTCAAAAAGTTCTAACGGCGGGATTGCCCGGATATGTGCAGTTAGCAGGAGGCACTAATCGCCACACTGTTGGCAAACTTAGGACAATGGGACTGCTCAACAACCACCAAAAGCCAGAAGTCCAAGAGTCAAAAGTCGGAAGGGCATCTCTATCAAGCATCCCTGTAGGGAACCAGGGATCAACGAAAAACCCGCTCCAACCAACTCAAACTTTTCCCGCTCAATCCCCTAATATCGCCGGGATTGCTTATGGCAGCTACGCTCGTGTTTTGTTATCACCCATCTTGGATGAATTAGAAAAAATGAATATAAACGAAGTAGGTGGGAATACCTCCGCGTCAAGTCAAACACCTTTACCTGGACGCTTGGAAGAAAAGCCGGATTTACTCTGGCAAGCTGTTGATCTTGCTCACTCGCTAGTTTCTCAACTCAAAACCTTTTCCCAATAG
- a CDS encoding R3H domain-containing nucleic acid-binding protein, with the protein MQITDDLQKLLDVLPNEIRQPLEQHPGRDKLVEVVLDLGRLPEARFAKQAEYLSETPVSKEQLNYCVDRVGNFGGDNRAGLERTLHRISAIRNRSGEIIGLTLRVGRAVFGTIGMIRDLVETGQSILMLGRPGVGKTTALREIARVLADDLQKRVVIIDTSNEIAGDGDVPHPAIGRARRMQVARPELQHQVMIEAVENHMPEVIVIDEIGTELEALAARTIAERGVQLVGTAHGNRIENLIKNPTLSDLVGGIQAVTLGDDEARRRGSQKTVLERKAPPTFEIAVEMLERQRWVVHESVADTVDTLLRGRQPGYQVRTTSETGEVTITHETPQAPSLMRPAMSGGSRISSTHDAPARPMGWRASGQMTPLPMQSESTRGMRAEPQNLLARGEESASTSLPVSSNLAPSFEQMLDQSWHQPQAIGNETFVGPNGEELPLHVYPYGVSSQQLEQVIRVLNLPILLTKDMDSADAVLAIRSHVKNHSKLRHIAKARQVPIHAIKASTIPQITRALRRLLDMDDSQVLDVPELSLFTSSGSEDEIEALEEARLAVEQIVIPKGQPVELLPRSSKVRKMQHELVEHYRLNSDSFGEEPNRRLRIYPA; encoded by the coding sequence ATGCAGATTACAGACGATCTCCAGAAATTACTGGACGTGTTACCGAATGAAATTCGGCAACCTTTAGAGCAGCATCCGGGACGGGATAAGTTAGTTGAGGTTGTCCTAGACTTGGGGCGTCTTCCAGAGGCTCGGTTTGCTAAACAGGCAGAGTATCTCTCCGAAACGCCAGTGTCGAAAGAACAACTGAATTATTGTGTAGACCGGGTAGGAAATTTTGGTGGGGATAACCGAGCAGGACTAGAGCGAACTCTGCACCGGATTAGCGCTATCCGCAACCGAAGCGGCGAGATCATTGGTCTTACCTTGAGGGTAGGTCGAGCCGTGTTTGGCACCATCGGCATGATTCGCGACCTAGTAGAAACAGGTCAATCGATTCTGATGCTGGGGCGTCCCGGTGTTGGCAAAACAACAGCACTGCGGGAAATCGCCAGAGTTTTAGCCGACGATTTACAGAAACGAGTTGTCATTATCGACACCTCCAACGAAATCGCTGGGGATGGTGACGTTCCTCATCCAGCAATTGGTAGAGCTAGACGGATGCAAGTCGCCCGTCCCGAACTCCAGCATCAAGTCATGATTGAGGCAGTGGAAAACCATATGCCAGAAGTCATCGTCATTGATGAAATTGGCACAGAACTAGAAGCCTTGGCAGCTCGAACGATTGCTGAACGAGGTGTTCAACTGGTGGGTACAGCTCACGGAAATCGGATTGAAAATCTGATTAAAAATCCAACGTTATCTGACTTAGTGGGTGGCATTCAGGCCGTAACTCTGGGAGATGACGAAGCCAGACGCCGGGGTAGCCAAAAGACGGTATTGGAACGCAAAGCCCCGCCAACCTTTGAAATTGCTGTTGAAATGCTAGAACGGCAGCGCTGGGTGGTACATGAAAGTGTTGCCGATACCGTTGACACCCTGCTGCGGGGGCGTCAGCCGGGTTATCAAGTTAGGACAACCAGCGAGACTGGGGAAGTTACGATTACCCATGAGACCCCCCAAGCACCGTCACTCATGCGACCAGCGATGAGCGGAGGTAGCCGTATATCCTCCACCCACGACGCCCCAGCGCGACCAATGGGCTGGCGGGCTTCTGGGCAAATGACTCCATTACCAATGCAGTCAGAATCAACGCGAGGCATGAGGGCAGAACCGCAAAACCTATTAGCTAGAGGAGAAGAATCTGCCTCTACTTCATTGCCTGTCTCTTCTAACCTTGCACCTTCTTTTGAGCAGATGCTGGATCAATCTTGGCATCAACCTCAGGCGATCGGAAATGAAACCTTTGTGGGGCCAAATGGCGAAGAGTTGCCATTGCACGTTTATCCTTATGGGGTGAGCAGCCAACAATTAGAGCAAGTCATTCGGGTGCTGAATTTGCCCATCTTGCTGACGAAGGATATGGATAGCGCGGATGCAGTTTTGGCGATTCGGTCGCACGTAAAAAACCATTCCAAGCTACGACATATTGCCAAAGCCCGTCAGGTTCCCATCCATGCAATTAAGGCAAGTACCATTCCCCAGATTACCCGCGCCCTAAGGCGTCTGCTGGATATGGATGACTCTCAGGTTCTAGATGTCCCCGAACTCAGCTTATTTACTAGTAGCGGTAGTGAAGACGAGATTGAGGCTCTCGAAGAAGCCCGCCTTGCCGTGGAGCAAATCGTGATTCCCAAAGGACAGCCGGTGGAACTCCTGCCGCGTTCTTCTAAAGTTCGTAAAATGCAACACGAACTCGTCGAACACTATCGCCTCAACTCTGACAGTTTTGGGGAAGAACCGAATCGACGGCTGCGAATTTATCCCGCCTAG